The following are encoded in a window of Candidatus Moraniibacteriota bacterium genomic DNA:
- a CDS encoding O-antigen ligase family protein: MKNFFSKGEKYYPYIVIFLVPTYVIRFEFFGIKTNMLDVLLLVGIFLFLVRIFSSKELQYRFQCLIIKNKLFFFGVLLLFFGTFFSAFFSEGISSREWGIIKSWFFLPFLFTFLLFTFYKKEKEWKNFLYSYVLSAGAVSFSLLFLSFFDFGMTYDNRLRGWYDSPNQLALYIAPALLYLWQKIQKKISMRSSIFEKYGHHILFTIIISTLILTMSYGAFLSLLTALGVLSLVKNRKGLLICMHFFFLLLFCVVVFFFLTFEKEVVFFDMETRSSFVSRLMIWQSAWDITKDNFFWGIGPGNFQEKYLEYQNKYPFYLEWAVPHPHNIFLSFYMQSGFVGFIGFLCVLGSTLHSLTFSFERDKKNKELYLFVFSFLSMIVIWGLIDTPYWRNDISFLFWFVCFMGQDRKVVWRLCEHKKEIA, encoded by the coding sequence ATGAAAAATTTTTTTTCCAAAGGAGAAAAATATTATCCGTATATAGTTATTTTTCTTGTACCAACATATGTGATTCGGTTTGAATTTTTTGGCATAAAAACAAATATGCTAGACGTGCTTTTGCTTGTAGGTATTTTTCTTTTTCTTGTACGAATTTTTTCCTCCAAAGAATTACAATACCGTTTTCAGTGTTTAATAATAAAAAATAAACTTTTTTTCTTTGGAGTTCTTTTACTTTTCTTTGGAACTTTTTTTTCCGCCTTTTTTTCTGAAGGAATATCTTCCAGAGAATGGGGAATAATAAAGAGTTGGTTTTTTTTGCCCTTTCTTTTTACTTTTCTTCTTTTTACTTTTTACAAAAAAGAAAAAGAATGGAAAAACTTTCTGTATAGTTATGTTTTAAGTGCGGGTGCGGTTTCTTTTTCCCTTCTTTTTTTGAGTTTTTTTGATTTTGGCATGACGTACGATAATCGTCTTCGAGGATGGTATGATTCTCCTAATCAACTTGCTTTATATATAGCACCTGCCCTTCTCTATCTTTGGCAGAAAATACAAAAGAAAATATCAATGAGAAGCTCTATTTTTGAGAAATACGGCCATCATATTCTTTTTACTATAATCATCTCAACTTTGATACTTACAATGTCTTACGGTGCATTTTTGAGCCTCTTAACTGCTTTAGGTGTTTTATCTTTGGTAAAGAATAGAAAAGGACTATTAATATGTATGCATTTTTTCTTTCTCCTCCTTTTTTGTGTAGTTGTTTTCTTTTTTCTTACCTTTGAAAAAGAAGTTGTATTTTTTGATATGGAAACAAGATCATCCTTTGTTTCTCGTTTGATGATATGGCAATCAGCTTGGGATATAACCAAAGATAATTTTTTCTGGGGCATAGGACCAGGAAATTTTCAAGAAAAGTATCTGGAATACCAAAATAAATATCCTTTTTATCTTGAATGGGCAGTGCCACATCCTCACAATATTTTTCTTTCTTTTTATATGCAATCAGGCTTTGTTGGTTTTATAGGCTTTCTTTGTGTGTTAGGAAGTACGCTACACTCTTTAACTTTTTCTTTTGAAAGAGATAAAAAAAACAAAGAACTGTATCTCTTTGTTTTTTCTTTTCTTAGTATGATAGTAATCTGGGGTTTAATAGACACTCCCTATTGGAGGAATGATATAAGTTTTTTATTTTGGTTCGTTTGTTTTATGGGACAAGATCGTAAAGTTGTTTGGAGACTTTGTGAACACAAGAAAGAGATTGCGTAA
- a CDS encoding O-antigen ligase family protein — MKSFFNDKFLLLFLLFLPFQFALNISETFDVGITRLIIFLAFFFWIHTVLISGKLELPKSKAFWLGISFLFFAALSFLWAQNQEWALRKVFFLINFFLLFFMASWMFFQKKWTPEALSKALAFSGCLSSLVAIFQFTLPFFFGIEKTLLWWRTLVAPLFLGESFSESVIEYSSWLVNVGGETVFRAIGFFPDPHIAAFYWEFCLVWTLIYAYSKKSWGYAMIASIILLALLLTFSRGAYIALFFFAFLGISFFLVQMRKFRLIVGLFISLFLCFSFIFYENPFFERALSSFSTLDNSNAGRLDMWKQSWYIIMEKPWGVGMGGYALEILPSAEYRDPIYAHNIYLDIAVEMGLFSLFLWVMWIGASFLIGLQQRKKNLYALSMMFSLGVFSLHTFFDTPLFSIHIISVLFLVLSSVFWFEKEQKEEIL; from the coding sequence ATGAAATCATTTTTTAACGATAAATTCCTTCTTCTTTTTCTTCTTTTTCTTCCTTTTCAATTCGCGCTTAATATTTCAGAAACTTTTGATGTAGGCATTACTCGTTTGATTATTTTTTTAGCTTTTTTCTTTTGGATTCATACAGTTCTTATATCGGGAAAATTAGAACTTCCAAAGTCAAAGGCTTTTTGGCTAGGTATTTCCTTCCTTTTTTTTGCTGCATTATCTTTTCTATGGGCCCAAAACCAAGAATGGGCTCTAAGAAAAGTTTTTTTTCTTATAAATTTTTTCCTCCTTTTTTTTATGGCTTCCTGGATGTTTTTTCAAAAAAAATGGACACCCGAAGCTCTTTCAAAGGCACTTGCATTTTCAGGATGTTTATCCTCTCTCGTTGCTATTTTTCAGTTCACACTCCCATTCTTTTTTGGTATAGAAAAAACACTTTTATGGTGGAGGACTCTTGTAGCACCTCTTTTTTTAGGAGAATCATTTTCGGAATCGGTTATTGAATATTCGAGTTGGTTAGTTAATGTGGGAGGGGAAACAGTTTTTCGTGCTATAGGATTTTTTCCAGATCCTCATATTGCCGCGTTTTATTGGGAATTTTGTTTGGTTTGGACCTTAATATATGCTTATTCAAAAAAATCATGGGGATACGCAATGATTGCAAGTATTATTTTATTAGCTCTCCTCTTGACATTTTCTCGAGGTGCTTATATAGCACTTTTCTTTTTCGCCTTTTTAGGAATATCTTTTTTTCTTGTTCAAATGAGAAAATTTCGCCTTATTGTAGGACTTTTTATAAGTTTATTTCTTTGTTTTTCCTTTATTTTTTATGAAAATCCTTTTTTTGAGAGAGCTCTTTCCTCTTTTTCTACTCTAGATAATTCTAATGCAGGACGATTGGATATGTGGAAACAATCATGGTATATAATTATGGAAAAGCCCTGGGGTGTGGGTATGGGTGGATATGCATTGGAAATTCTTCCTAGCGCTGAATATAGAGATCCTATTTATGCTCATAATATATATTTAGATATCGCCGTAGAAATGGGACTTTTTTCACTTTTTCTTTGGGTTATGTGGATAGGAGCATCTTTTTTGATTGGATTACAACAGAGGAAAAAAAATCTTTACGCTTTATCCATGATGTTTTCTCTCGGAGTTTTTTCTCTGCACACGTTTTTTGATACCCCGTTATTTTCTATTCACATTATAAGTGTTCTTTTTCTTGTTCTTTCAAGTGTTTTTTGGTTTGAGAAAGAACAGAAAGAAGAAATACTATGA
- the dnaN gene encoding DNA polymerase III subunit beta, with product MKFICTQENIAQALHYVSRIAKKHATLPILENILIQVDKTKINIIGTDLEMGIYHSFRAKIEEIGEITVPAKIISGFISHIPAENSLTFELKEKDLYIESGKYKAVIVGLSAEDFPIIPKPENQEREFCWEVSLSEFRKRITQAMVCIAPNDVRIEFSGVFVRFLKESMVFVSTDGFRLLEVLCPYEKNNSKEEEDIIIPLKTLSELLRCLPTNSQENIQIRKEEGQIFFFIGENTMIVSQLIKGNFPDYSQIIPKTHHTIVDLDTKDCIRVMKLAGVFGSSVISEVIVRINAQDKIVQFESKSGISGKNTSILEPLYLKGVDQEIIFNPKYISDALSLFSSDSFRWVFVNESSPALLGEIGENDEIHSGFQYVLMPIKK from the coding sequence ATGAAATTCATTTGTACTCAAGAAAACATAGCACAAGCACTTCATTACGTTTCTCGTATTGCAAAGAAACACGCAACTCTTCCTATTTTGGAAAATATTCTCATTCAAGTAGATAAAACAAAAATAAATATTATAGGCACAGATCTTGAAATGGGTATTTATCATTCTTTTCGAGCAAAAATTGAAGAAATTGGGGAGATTACTGTTCCTGCAAAAATAATAAGCGGTTTTATTTCACATATTCCTGCAGAAAATTCCCTCACTTTTGAATTAAAAGAAAAAGATCTTTATATAGAAAGTGGAAAATATAAAGCTGTTATTGTGGGTTTGAGTGCTGAAGATTTTCCTATTATCCCAAAACCAGAAAATCAAGAGAGGGAATTTTGTTGGGAAGTTTCTCTTTCTGAATTTCGAAAAAGAATAACACAGGCTATGGTTTGTATAGCTCCTAATGATGTTAGAATTGAGTTCTCCGGGGTTTTTGTTCGTTTCTTGAAAGAGTCTATGGTTTTTGTTTCAACGGACGGATTTCGCCTTCTAGAGGTTCTATGTCCTTATGAGAAAAATAATAGTAAAGAGGAAGAAGATATTATCATACCTCTCAAAACTCTTTCTGAGCTTTTGCGATGTTTACCTACAAATTCTCAAGAAAATATTCAAATACGAAAAGAAGAAGGGCAAATATTTTTCTTTATCGGAGAGAATACTATGATAGTTTCTCAGCTTATAAAAGGAAATTTTCCTGATTATTCTCAGATAATACCAAAAACTCATCATACTATAGTGGATTTGGATACAAAAGACTGTATTCGTGTTATGAAATTAGCTGGTGTTTTTGGGAGTAGTGTTATTTCAGAAGTCATTGTTCGAATAAATGCACAAGATAAAATTGTTCAATTTGAATCCAAGAGTGGAATTTCAGGAAAAAATACATCAATTCTCGAACCCCTTTATCTTAAAGGGGTTGATCAAGAGATAATTTTTAATCCGAAATATATAAGTGATGCCCTCTCACTTTTTTCTAGCGATTCATTTCGTTGGGTGTTTGTAAATGAATCATCACCAGCTCTTCTTGGAGAGATTGGAGAAAATGATGAAATTCATTCGGGATTTCAGTATGTACTCATGCCTATTAAAAAATAA
- a CDS encoding glycosyltransferase translates to MKNKTFSLIVVNYASASLLERCIFSLSTRLEKEGFLFEWIIINNDFSESILIDENKKKKYSLQIFLHPRGNVGFGGACNFAAKKAKGEYLWFINPDTEYLSGDIKESFNFFLSQKVEIMGFRLVEKKGTIQPWIYGDFLNFFWWIFRYSIFVSGFVADPQKPLLTGWVTGATLFVRKKTFFDLGGFDENFFLYFEDMDFCLRTKEIKGKNCWYYPQITFCHQGGKSFQENKKLQKTAYYDSMERYSKKHLSFLEKKFFSLYVYLRRSRL, encoded by the coding sequence ATGAAGAATAAAACTTTTTCTCTTATAGTGGTAAATTATGCATCAGCATCTCTTCTTGAACGATGCATTTTTTCTTTATCTACTCGTCTTGAAAAAGAAGGATTTTTGTTTGAATGGATTATTATTAATAATGATTTTTCAGAGAGTATTCTCATAGATGAAAATAAAAAGAAAAAATATTCTTTACAAATATTTTTACATCCACGCGGAAATGTTGGATTTGGAGGCGCTTGTAATTTTGCTGCAAAAAAAGCAAAAGGAGAATACCTTTGGTTTATTAATCCTGACACAGAATATCTTAGCGGAGATATAAAAGAGTCGTTTAATTTTTTTCTTTCTCAAAAAGTGGAAATTATGGGTTTTCGACTTGTGGAAAAAAAAGGAACCATTCAGCCTTGGATTTATGGAGATTTCTTAAATTTTTTTTGGTGGATTTTTCGGTATAGTATCTTCGTATCGGGTTTTGTGGCAGATCCTCAAAAACCTTTATTGACGGGATGGGTGACAGGGGCAACTCTTTTTGTTAGGAAAAAAACCTTTTTTGATCTTGGTGGTTTTGATGAGAATTTTTTCCTCTATTTTGAAGATATGGATTTTTGTTTGAGAACGAAGGAGATAAAAGGAAAAAACTGTTGGTATTATCCTCAAATAACATTTTGTCATCAAGGGGGAAAAAGCTTTCAAGAAAATAAAAAATTGCAAAAAACAGCCTATTATGACTCAATGGAACGATACAGTAAGAAACACCTTTCTTTTTTGGAGAAAAAATTTTTTTCTTTGTATGTTTATTTGAGACGATCACGATTATGA
- a CDS encoding flippase — protein MSTARKIAYNVGFSAFSKVLSTVLALVSIGLITRYLGPEGFGEYTTTLAFFALFMAIADFGLNAASTREISRKKADEAFIMGNVFTLRLIISLSVILIVPVFVFFLPYSSYHKIAIILSLIAFFFSSSYTVLNGIFQKNLSMDRVALTELIGKCIQVAIIFIAIKMNMGLLAIMSSLVVFMAFNFFVLFFWSRKFITFSFRFDISFWKVFLRRSFPLGISVLITFFYFKFDAILLSFIKGPEAVGIYGAAYKIIENVVFFPAMIIGLVLPLLAHKIFDDKKGFQRIADATAKTFFLIVIPMLIGGFMLAEQIILLIGGAAFIESVPVLQILLFALGCMFFGHLFNAILIVANKEMFLMKFLFFCALGNLALNVILIPKYSFLGAAMTSVITEFCVTLLTGWAVKRKIGYFLATKRIERILISGGFMALAIFLCAEHFHFFVTLGIAMFVYGVSIFLTRAVTREELQQFFPNRFPV, from the coding sequence ATGAGTACTGCTAGAAAAATTGCATATAATGTTGGTTTTAGTGCTTTTTCCAAAGTCTTATCCACAGTATTAGCCCTTGTTTCTATAGGTTTAATTACTCGATATCTTGGGCCAGAAGGTTTTGGGGAATACACAACAACATTAGCATTTTTTGCTTTGTTTATGGCAATAGCAGATTTTGGTTTAAACGCGGCCTCTACTCGGGAAATATCAAGAAAAAAAGCCGATGAAGCTTTTATTATGGGGAATGTTTTTACTTTACGATTGATTATATCACTCAGTGTTATTTTAATAGTACCAGTATTCGTTTTTTTTCTTCCCTATTCTTCTTATCATAAAATAGCCATAATCCTTTCTTTGATCGCTTTCTTCTTTTCATCTTCTTATACCGTTTTGAATGGAATTTTTCAAAAAAATCTTTCCATGGATCGTGTAGCATTAACTGAATTGATAGGAAAATGTATTCAAGTAGCTATAATTTTTATTGCTATAAAGATGAATATGGGATTACTTGCCATAATGAGTTCGCTTGTTGTTTTTATGGCATTTAATTTTTTCGTTCTCTTTTTTTGGAGTAGAAAATTTATTACTTTTTCTTTTCGTTTTGATATTTCTTTTTGGAAAGTGTTTCTTCGCCGATCATTTCCTTTGGGTATTTCGGTTCTTATAACCTTTTTTTATTTTAAATTTGATGCCATCCTCCTTTCTTTTATAAAGGGTCCGGAAGCGGTTGGTATTTATGGGGCTGCTTATAAAATAATAGAAAATGTAGTCTTCTTTCCAGCAATGATTATTGGTTTAGTGCTACCACTACTTGCTCATAAAATTTTTGATGACAAAAAAGGCTTTCAAAGAATTGCTGATGCAACGGCAAAAACTTTTTTTCTTATTGTTATTCCTATGTTAATAGGAGGTTTTATGTTAGCAGAACAAATTATTCTTCTTATTGGAGGTGCTGCGTTTATAGAATCTGTTCCTGTTTTGCAGATACTCCTTTTTGCTCTTGGTTGTATGTTTTTTGGACATCTTTTTAATGCCATTTTAATAGTCGCTAATAAAGAAATGTTTCTTATGAAATTTCTCTTTTTTTGTGCATTAGGAAATCTTGCACTTAATGTCATTCTTATACCAAAATATTCATTTTTGGGAGCAGCGATGACATCAGTGATAACAGAATTTTGCGTTACTCTCTTGACTGGGTGGGCTGTGAAAAGGAAAATAGGATATTTTCTTGCGACAAAAAGAATTGAGAGAATTTTAATTTCTGGAGGATTTATGGCTCTTGCTATCTTTCTTTGTGCTGAGCATTTTCATTTTTTTGTAACATTGGGAATTGCTATGTTTGTTTATGGTGTAAGTATTTTCCTTACTCGAGCAGTTACAAGGGAAGAATTGCAACAATTTTTCCCTAATCGTTTCCCTGTTTAA
- a CDS encoding membrane protein insertase YidC, which yields MNSIFHTLVYDPLYNILIGLYDTVSFEDFGIAIILTTILLKIVLIPLSKKQIESQKGLQEIQPKIKALQKKYKEDKEKQARELMALYKKEGVNPLGGCLPLIIQLIFFIAIYRVLINISGAGFLVDETLLYSIVPNPGKVDTLFLGILDLNQPNAILAFITAVAQYFQMKMMNNKKKNESIKQKEEDKKDEKSATPDFAEMMNTQMLYIFPALTLFIGLTFGAGLILYWLTTTLFMITQQWYVMKRKSVL from the coding sequence ATGAATTCAATTTTTCACACACTTGTTTATGACCCACTTTATAATATTCTTATAGGTTTGTATGATACGGTTTCTTTTGAAGATTTTGGTATCGCTATCATCTTGACAACTATACTTCTTAAAATAGTGCTTATACCCCTCTCTAAAAAACAAATTGAATCACAAAAAGGACTTCAAGAAATACAACCGAAAATTAAAGCTTTACAAAAAAAGTATAAAGAAGATAAAGAGAAACAAGCCCGAGAACTTATGGCTCTTTATAAAAAAGAGGGAGTGAATCCTTTGGGGGGGTGTTTGCCGCTTATTATACAGCTTATTTTTTTCATCGCTATTTATAGAGTACTTATAAATATTTCTGGAGCAGGATTTCTTGTAGATGAGACACTTCTTTATTCCATAGTACCTAATCCTGGAAAAGTAGATACATTATTTTTGGGAATATTAGATCTCAATCAGCCAAATGCGATACTGGCATTTATTACAGCTGTAGCACAATATTTTCAAATGAAAATGATGAATAATAAAAAGAAAAATGAAAGTATTAAGCAAAAAGAAGAGGATAAAAAAGATGAAAAATCAGCAACTCCCGATTTTGCAGAAATGATGAATACGCAAATGCTTTATATTTTTCCTGCACTTACTTTGTTTATAGGGTTGACGTTTGGTGCTGGTCTGATACTCTACTGGTTAACAACTACTCTTTTTATGATTACGCAACAGTGGTATGTTATGAAAAGGAAAAGTGTTTTATAA
- the dnaA gene encoding chromosomal replication initiator protein DnaA, with protein sequence MKFDEIWNAVLGSIELSISKAQFGTWFKGTRILSLEKDSVYIRVPNGFAKEWLENKFNIIILRSLHDLGYPVKEIHCKVDDSFIPKEKVFSEKQSIPTKSIPTFSSEIKNFQPTSKNYQTNSSSNLNPRYTFENFIIGNHNELAYSACVAVYQDLGNAYNPLFIYGGVGLGKTHLLQSIGNAILKNTPEKKVLYITSEKFTQELINSIKNHTVDTFKSFYQNIDLLIIDDIQFLSGREKTQQEFFHIFNTLYQQNKQIVLSSDRPPKAIATLEDRLRSRFEGGMIADINRPDLETRIAILQEKAQQKNISLSDEIFSYIAENITNNVRELEGALTRITALQQFHHITHPTIKDVEDILKEIVSSGKKKAISQEDIIHSISSFYGISSEDLKQKGRKKEIAEARQMAMYLMRKELHLPYTGIGRCFGGRDHTTALHAFEKIEKLLDTDEKTRKDVSFLKEKIYCIE encoded by the coding sequence ATGAAATTTGATGAGATATGGAATGCCGTCCTAGGATCTATTGAGCTTTCGATCTCAAAAGCTCAATTTGGAACATGGTTTAAAGGAACAAGAATACTTTCTTTAGAAAAAGATTCTGTTTATATTCGTGTTCCTAATGGATTTGCAAAAGAGTGGCTTGAAAATAAATTCAATATTATCATATTACGATCTCTTCATGACCTTGGTTATCCTGTAAAAGAAATTCATTGTAAGGTTGATGATTCTTTTATTCCTAAAGAAAAAGTTTTTTCTGAAAAACAAAGCATTCCAACAAAAAGCATTCCTACATTTTCTTCGGAAATAAAAAATTTTCAACCAACTTCAAAAAATTATCAGACTAATTCTTCCTCAAACCTTAATCCTCGTTATACCTTTGAGAACTTCATCATAGGAAATCATAATGAATTAGCATATTCAGCTTGTGTTGCTGTTTATCAAGATTTGGGAAATGCTTATAATCCACTTTTTATTTACGGAGGAGTAGGTTTAGGAAAAACGCATCTTCTTCAATCTATAGGGAATGCCATACTTAAAAATACTCCTGAAAAAAAAGTTCTTTACATAACAAGTGAGAAATTTACACAAGAACTTATTAATTCTATAAAGAACCATACGGTAGACACTTTTAAAAGTTTTTATCAAAACATAGATCTTCTTATTATTGATGATATTCAATTCCTTTCAGGAAGAGAAAAAACCCAACAAGAGTTTTTTCACATTTTTAATACTCTCTATCAACAAAACAAACAAATTGTATTAAGTAGTGATCGTCCACCAAAAGCAATCGCTACCTTAGAAGATCGCTTACGTTCTCGTTTTGAGGGTGGTATGATTGCAGATATTAATAGACCTGATTTAGAAACAAGAATAGCCATTCTTCAAGAAAAAGCTCAACAAAAAAATATCTCTCTTTCTGATGAAATTTTTTCCTATATTGCCGAAAATATAACAAATAATGTAAGGGAGCTTGAAGGAGCACTTACTCGAATAACAGCACTTCAACAGTTTCATCACATAACACATCCTACTATAAAAGATGTTGAGGATATTTTGAAAGAAATAGTTTCAAGTGGTAAAAAAAAGGCTATAAGCCAAGAAGATATTATACATTCTATCTCTTCATTTTATGGTATATCTTCAGAAGATCTCAAACAAAAGGGAAGAAAAAAGGAAATTGCAGAAGCTCGTCAAATGGCTATGTATCTTATGCGAAAAGAACTTCATCTTCCTTATACTGGAATTGGTAGATGTTTTGGAGGAAGAGATCATACAACAGCACTTCATGCTTTTGAAAAAATTGAAAAATTATTAGATACTGATGAAAAAACAAGAAAAGATGTTTCTTTTTTGAAGGAAAAAATTTATTGCATAGAATAA
- the rpmH gene encoding 50S ribosomal protein L34 codes for MKRTYQPKKIKRRNTHGFLKRSLTSAGKRVLQARRRKGRKELV; via the coding sequence ATGAAGCGAACATATCAGCCGAAGAAAATTAAGCGAAGAAATACACATGGTTTCTTAAAAAGAAGCCTAACCTCAGCAGGGAAGCGTGTACTTCAAGCAAGAAGAAGAAAAGGAAGAAAAGAGCTCGTTTAG
- a CDS encoding glycosyltransferase family 2 protein: MNYKNRRVFVVVLNYNGKATIISCLKHIYASKYPNFEVVVVDNASFDGSLELAKKNFSRAHFIINGKNSGFSAGMNLGIRFSLEKGADDILLVNNDAFLSPNTIKELSFAQKKYGPGVYSPKILFPNGSIWFSYGKIDWFRLRAIHEDNKINKDCYPSDYVPGCVMLVSKEVYKKIGLFDERFFLYYEDVDFCFRSKNAGFGVYVVSKNSIVHEEVSESNKPKKTYFLIRSGNLFFHKNMSLLWRPWLYIFQIVRKIKSGYLFRGNSNNAMIRSVYLAIRSLPYEE; the protein is encoded by the coding sequence ATGAACTATAAAAATCGACGTGTATTTGTTGTTGTCTTAAATTATAATGGGAAGGCAACTATAATTTCCTGTCTTAAACATATTTATGCTTCAAAATATCCAAACTTCGAGGTTGTTGTTGTAGATAATGCCTCTTTTGATGGATCTTTGGAGTTGGCGAAAAAAAATTTTTCACGAGCACATTTTATTATAAATGGAAAAAACTCAGGATTTTCCGCTGGAATGAATTTAGGAATTCGATTTTCTTTAGAAAAAGGAGCGGATGATATTCTCCTTGTTAATAATGATGCTTTTCTTTCCCCTAACACAATAAAAGAGCTTTCTTTCGCCCAAAAAAAATATGGTCCAGGAGTTTATAGTCCAAAAATACTTTTTCCTAATGGATCCATATGGTTTTCTTATGGTAAGATTGACTGGTTTCGTTTGAGGGCTATTCACGAAGATAATAAAATAAATAAAGATTGTTATCCTTCAGATTATGTGCCTGGTTGTGTGATGTTGGTTTCCAAAGAAGTATACAAAAAAATAGGACTCTTTGATGAAAGATTTTTTCTTTATTATGAAGATGTAGATTTTTGTTTTCGCTCAAAAAATGCGGGTTTTGGTGTGTATGTTGTTTCGAAAAATTCCATTGTTCATGAAGAAGTAAGTGAGTCTAATAAGCCAAAAAAGACTTATTTTCTTATTCGTTCCGGAAACTTATTTTTTCATAAGAATATGTCTTTATTGTGGCGACCTTGGCTGTATATTTTTCAAATAGTTCGCAAAATAAAAAGTGGGTATCTTTTTAGGGGGAATTCGAATAATGCTATGATACGTTCAGTGTATCTCGCTATACGTTCGCTCCCATATGAAGAATAA
- the rnpA gene encoding ribonuclease P protein component, with the protein MKKKHTYTLRSFQKVYREGHFFSYGVCGIQLCNNSQKGFHWGVAVSSKKWRRAHERNRIKRILREAVYPLLPFIRPTYDIIFVFRGNKEDIVFDKVKKDIETLLNQRKNIFL; encoded by the coding sequence ATGAAAAAAAAACATACTTATACACTTCGTTCATTTCAGAAGGTGTATCGTGAAGGTCATTTTTTCTCTTATGGAGTATGTGGAATACAGCTCTGTAATAATTCTCAAAAAGGTTTCCATTGGGGCGTTGCTGTAAGTTCAAAGAAATGGCGACGCGCTCATGAGAGAAATAGAATAAAAAGAATTCTTCGTGAGGCGGTTTATCCGCTTTTGCCTTTTATAAGACCGACATACGATATCATTTTTGTTTTTCGTGGAAATAAAGAAGATATTGTTTTTGATAAGGTAAAAAAGGATATTGAGACGTTATTAAACCAAAGAAAAAATATTTTTTTATGA